The segment CACGCATAGTCTTCCTCTTTATAAAAACTTTTTGTATTGCTGAACCGATTTATTACCGTGACGGAATTTTTGTAAATCTTTACCGATTAACAGAGTTTTTGACTGCATCAGTTCAACAAGTAGTTGTGTATCTCGAACAGCATCTCGCCAACATTGGGATTTGCCTAGCGCCGGATTTTCTGACACTTCAGTCAGTAATCCCTGCAATAACTGTTCCCTTATATCGACAAGTTGAATAATTTCTTCAACATTTATATCGTCATGAGCCAATAAATCTTTAATTTGATTATCGACATCACCCAACTCTTTCAGCTGTTCATCCATCATATTAGCCTAGCGCGTTCATCATACCGGCTAACTGAGACTGCATTTTGCCAGTGGCATCCTGCATGGCCGAGAATTTGTCGAAAGTCCGTTTTTCCAAGCTATCCATTCTACGGTCAAGCGCTGCCTGATCGTCATTTAAACGGTAATTACGCTCTGTGAGTGTCTTTTCACGATTGCGAATAACGCCTGTCACACCGGTCATACCTTGAATGGCATCTTCAACTTTTTTCGCAAAGCCCTGATTACCACCAAAAAAGTCGCCCAGCTTGGTGAAATTGTTATTTAATTGACGATCGAGCATATCATAGTTGATCTCCATCGTCCCTTGGCGCGTAGTCGTGATACCAAATTCAGTTAAGCTTTGCAGCGTTTCAGGGGCTTGTTCTATTTTACTAGAGAATACCGATTTCAGACGGGAATCAGCACTGCGAACCACACTATCACCCGCTAGAGGCCCCGCTTGTCCAGTACGAGGGTCGACACCTGATAGTTCTTTTGTTACCTGATAGAACTGGTTATACGCATTGACAAACTGCTCAATGTCTTGGCGTACGCTGTTACGATCGTATTCGATGTCAATTTCAGCGGGTTGTTGATTGCGGTCAGTTTTGCCTTTTAGGGTCAAATCCACACCTTCAATCGCGTTCTCAATTACGTTGTTTTTACTAGAAAGCTTCGCAACGCCGTCTAGCACAACTAAAGAGTCTTGCGCGGCCTGAACTTCTGTCATACCGGTGTAAGCATCAAAAGAGGCTTGTGCCGCTTTAAGTTGCTCGTTAACCGACTCAACTTTTTCAAGCAGTTCACGTTCTTCTGGTGTCAGTTTTGCACGCGCAATCGCTTTGGCTTCTTCAGGCGTCATATTACCGTTTTGTACGGCAGCACGGATATCTGCTTTCTCTTGCGCTAATTGACGTTCAAGTTTTTCCTGCGCTTCTTTTGGCGTCACGTAAGAATCGACTAAGGTTCCTGAAGCGGTATTTGTCCAGCCCGGAACATCTTTTGATTTATCTATCGCTTTATCATCAAGCTCAGGTTCTGGCTCATAATAAGAATCCAGCAAAGTACCCGAAGCTGTTTCAGTCCAACCTGGAATACGTTCTTCAGGTTTTAAGTACTTATTAACGTCCGTTCCAGCTTTGGCTGCCGCTTTAACGGCCGAGTCAGACAACTCTGCACCATCAGCATCAACGCCATTATTGTCTTTTGCTACTTTCTGAACTTGAGCGGCAACCGATTCGTCAATTTCTCTGGCGGCATTACCGATTTTTTCTGCCACTTTAGCGGCAATCTTTTGCTGCTCTGGTGTCAAAGGGGCAATCAGTTGCTGCGCTGAAGCTCGCGCTTTTTCAAGATCTTTAACGCGGTCTTCTAACGTTTTGTATTCAAGAGACTTGAGAGGATCACCCGCTTGCGCTTGCGCCGAGATAGTCACTCGGTTTTCTTCACCGGAAATATTCGAGGCGACAATTAAACGAGGTCCGTCAACGTCGTTGATTACCGAAGCTCGTACACCGGGGTTACTCTTTTCACCGTTGATGCTACGAACAATATCGATAAGTTTAGATTGGGGTTTTACTTCTATGTTGAAGCTTTTCTTGCCAAGTGAAATTTGCAGCTTACCAGGACCAAACTTTGCGTCTTGAGGAAGTACATCAGACGCAATTTTATGGCTCTGCGCAAGCTGCAACACATCTACTGAGTATTTACCAGCGATGGCATCAGTGGTTGCTGTCGCGACGACGGAGTTATCATCAGAAGTGTCCACAGAACGAACTGCGAACGCCTTTTCCTGACGAAAATTCGCCATCAGATTTTTCATCGTATCCAGCGACTCTCTGAGCCGGCCATAGGCACTAATACTGGTATCAATACCAACGCGCTCATTGTCAATTCGTTGCTGTTTGGGAACACGCTCCGAATTAACAATTTTGCTGACCATTGAATTTATATCAAAGCCAGTGTTCATCCCCATTGGGCCTAAACTCATTCAACCACCTCAAAAATATATTTACACCTTAGCCGACAATAAGCCCGATTTATGGTCCTGTTGTCGGGAAAGACGTCGTAATACTTCAAGCATTTCTTCTTCAGGAATTTGGCGGATAATGTCACCCGTTGATGCTTCATATACCGTTACTACGTCCCGACCGGATTCCTCATCAATTCTGAAAGATAACCCTTTGTTGATAGATTTAACGAAATCGCTAACTTGTTCTACCATTCTAGCTCGTCGTTCTTCATTCAGCTTCTCACGTTCACGAGAACGTTCAATTGCTGCGTCGACCGACTCTTGCTTAGTCTTCTCCAGTTGTTGTGAGATGTGCTCATAAATCTTATTTGAGCGCTCTACCGGTCGTTCCTCCCTTTTCGCAGTAGAAATGTTACTTACGTTTTCATTTTCTGAAGCAAATTTGATGCCACTTTGTGAGCCGAAAGGCTGGACGTTCGATGTGTGTAATGGTACTTCCATAACAATCTCCCTTCCACCTTAGAGGTAACTTTCTCCAACTGTGCTACCTATAAAGCTCAGTTAGCTTTATCAGTTAACCCAATAAGCTAAGAGCCGCAGATGGTGACTGCTTCGCTTGAGCCAACACAGACGTACTCGCTTGTTGCAGAATTTGCGACTTCGTCATTGCAGTGGTTTCGCGAGCGTAATCCGTATCTTTAATACGGCTACGAGATGCATTCACGTTCTCATTGATGTTCTCTAGGTTGCTGATGGCATGACCAAAACGGTTTTGGAATGCACCTAGTGAAGCACGTTGGCTATCTACAGCTTTAAGAGCACCGTCGATCACCGCAATCGCTTCTTGAGAACCACCCACTGTTGATACGTCAATATCTTTTACAGTCAGATCTTCACCTTGGCCAAAGCCAATTTCAGCACCAAGATCACCACCGATAGTGACATCACCTTGCACTTTTTGAGTTGCGGCGAAAAGTTGTAGCTTACCACCTTCGCCAACTGACGCTTTAATGTCGTCGTTTTGGCCGTTGATGTAAGTAGCAACTTCTTCCAAGTCATCACCTGCTTTTGCAGAAATGGTGACTTCACGAGCTTCACCTTGTTTGTCGGTGTAGTTCAGTGTTAGATCTTTCGCTTCGCCGACTTTCCAATCCGATCCTTTACCTTCTTGGGCGCGGTAAGCTTTACCACCCATATCAGTGGTATCTGAGCGCATGTTGCTCATAGATAAAGCAACAGCTTCACCTGAGTCAGCACCGATTTGGAAAGATTTGCTGCCGAAAGAACCATTCAGTAGTTTGTTGCCACCAAACGATGTGGTTTCCGCAATACGGTTCAATTCGTCATTAAGTGCAGACACTTCTTCTTGAATCGCTAAACGCTCAGAACGTGAGTTCGAACCGTTAGAAGATTGCAATGAAAGGTCACGCATACGTTGAAGGATGTTGGTAGTTTCATTCATTGCACCTTCAGCTGTTTGTGCAATAGAGATACCATCGTTCGCATTTCTTACCGCCATGTCTAAGCCACGGCTTTGAGAAGTTAAACGGTTTGAAATTTGTAGACCTGCTGCATCATCTTTCGCGCTGTTGATTCGGTAACCCGAAGACAAACGCTCCATAGATTTTTGCGTGCCGTCCGCTGCATTGTTCAAATACCGCTGAGCAGTCATCCCCGCGACATTCGTGTTCACACTTATTGCCATATTGATCTCCTTAGGCAGATTGTTGACGTGCCTTCGAGTCTCTCACCTCTCTCCGGCACACCTCATTTCTCTCGTATTCTGTAACGGCGAAGAATTAACAACCTTTAGAGAAAAAATATTACTTTTTCGCAAAATAATTGAACATTTGGAGAATTAATAAGCAAATCAAGATATTAATCGCAAAAAAAAATCCAGCCGAAGCTGGATTTTTTCATCTGGAAGCGGATTAACCTAGTAGGCTAAGCGCTGCGTTTGGAGCTTGTTTAGCTTGCGCCAACACTGTGCTTGATGCTTGAGAAAGAATTTGCGACTTAGTTAGTGCAGTTGTTTCTTTCGCGAAGTCAGTGTCTTTGATACGGCTCTTAGAAGCATTCACGTTTTCGTTAATGTTGTCTAAGTTGCTGATTGCATGGTTGAAACGGTTTTGGAAAGCACCAAGTTCTGCGCGGTGGCTATCTACAAATTTCAACGCTGAGTCGATGATAGCAACAGATTCTTGAGCGCCGCCTACTGATGTTACGTCAATAGAGTTCACAGTTACCGCTTTACCTTCAGCAGAACCTAAACCTAGTTCACCAGCAAGAGAACCACCAAATGCTACTTCGCCGTCTAGTTTGTCAGTACCTGCGAATACTTGTAGCTTGCCATCTTCGCTTACAGATGCTTTAACTGTGTCTGTTTGACCGTTGATGTAAGTTGCTAGCTCTTCGATGTCATCACCAGTTTTTGCTGAGATGCTGATAGTTTGCTCTTGACCAGCTTTGTCAGTGAAAGACATGGTTAGGTCGTTTGCACCTGATTGCACGCCCCAGTTTTTATCTTTACTTTCAGTTGCTTGGTAGCTAATACCACCCATCTTAGAGTTGTCGCTACGCATGTTGTTTAGGCTTAACATTACTGCTTCACCTGAGTCAGCACCAATTTGGAATGACTTAGTTGAGAATGTGCCGTTTAGTAGCTTGTTACCACCGAAAGAAGTGGTTTCTGCAATACGGTTTAGTTCGTCGTTAAGTGCAGATACTTCTTCTTGAAGTGCTACGCGCTCAGACTTAGAGTTTGAACCGTTAGTAGATTGTAGTGACAAGTCACGCATACGTTGCAGAATGTTAGTCGTTTCATTCATCGCACCTTCAGCAGTTTGAGCGATAGAGATACCATCGTTCGCGTTACGTACTGCTACGTCTAAGCCACGGCTTTGAACGTTCAAACGGTTAGAGATTTGAAGACCAGCTGCATCATCTTTTGCGCTGTTGATTTTTGAACCAGACGATAGACGCTCCATAGACGTTTGTTGTGCGCTAGTTGCGCCGTTTAGGTAACGTTGAGCTGTCATTGCTGATACGTTTGTATTTACATTCACTGCCATGGTGATTTCTCCAATTGATTTTCCGGTAGTTCAGGTTTCCGACGTCTCGGAAAACCAAGTAGTTCTCTCAAAGTTACTTTCTATAACGGCTCCTGTTCGGGAACCTTTAGAAAATTTTTTCGATTTTTTAAAAAAAACTTCGTTTGGCGTATTAAACGTGACGAAAGCATTAAAAGTTTTAAAAAGTCGATTTTTTTATTAAAGGTTTACAACGCAGCGTCGATAAACCTTGATTTTCTTTTTACCAAGCGCGTTTTTCTTTTTTAACCAAGTAAAGATAAAGCCATGTTTGGCTGTTTCTTAGCTTGAGCCAAAATCGAGGTACTCACTTGTTGAAGAATTTGCTGCTTAATCATTTGCGTCGTTTCTTTCGCATAGTCAGCGTCTTTAATACGACTATTAGAAGCAGCTAGGTTTTCGTGCACGTTATCCAGATTGTTGATCGCGTGCGAAAAACGGTTTTGTAAAGCACCTAACTCAGCTCGATGACTGTCTACATATTGCAGCGCAGTATCTAACACCGACACAGCACGTTGAGCACCACCAGCAGAACGGATATCCAGGTCGTTCACAGACTCATAGCCTTTGAGATCCATTTGAAGCTCTTCGGCTAAGCTGCCACTAAATGATAAAGTTCCGGAAGTCTCTTTACCCGCCATAAAGATCTGTAGTTGACCATCTTCATTGACGGATGCTGATAGTTCATCAGTTTGCCCGTTTATGTAAGTAGCCAGCTCTTCTACATCATCACCTTCTTTAGCGTGAATATTGATTGAAGACTCTTTACCACTCGCATCCACATACTGAATCATCAGCTGGTTACTGCCTTTTGATACCTGCCATTGTTCATCTAGCGAGCGACGACCGACATAGCTGAATCCACCCATATCGATACTGTCTGAACGCATGTTCTTCAGTGACAGCTGAACCGCCTCTCCAGAGCTTGCGCCTATTTGGAAAGAAGATTGTCCAAAAGTGCCACTGAGCAATTTTCGCCCACCAAAAGAGGTAGTTTCAGCGATTCGGTTCAATTCATCATTCAAAGCCGCCATTTCTTCCTGCAAAGCAATTCTTTCTGCTTTGCTGTTGGAACCATTAGCTGACTGAAGTGATAAATCTCGCATGCGTTGCAGCAAGTTGGTACTTTCCTGCATCGCCCCTTCCGCAGTTTGCATGATAGACACACCGTCATTGGCATTACGCACAGCGACATCTAGTCCGCGCATCTGAGTTTCTAAGCGATTCGATATTTGCAGACCTGCCGCATCATCTTTAGCACTGTTAATCTTCTTACCCGAAGACAAACGCTCTAAAGATTGATTAAGCATTTCTGTAGCTGAGTTCAAATGGCGTTGAGCCACAAGAGCAGAGACATTTGTGTTTACCGTTATCGCCATACAGACGCAATCACCTACTTCTGGTTAATTCTGTTAGCTATATCGGTGGCGTGCAGATTTTCTTTAGTAAGAGTTTTATTTAAAACGAAAAGCCGGACATTTAGCCCGGCTTTCATCTATGTGATTATTCTCTGTTTATCGAGCTATGCCTTTACAGCAAGGCTCGCTAGCATCTCTTGAGAAGGCGCAAAGAAGTAAGCGCCAGTTACAGCGTGAGTAAAGCGAAGTAGTTGGTCTGTTTTACCATCTGTCACACCATACATACTTTCTAACATCACTTTCATGTTATGCAGTGTGTAGCAGTAAGAGATAAACAGCAGGCCATGTTCACCACTTGCGGTACCATACGGTAAGCTGTGACGAACTATCTTCAAACCTTTACCTTCTTCTTTAATATCAACACGACCCACGTGTGAAGCGGCTGGAACGTCATCTAGCTCGATGGAATCTGGCTTAGTACGGCCGACTACTTTTTCTTGAGCAGAGATGTTTAAACGGTTCCAAGCAGGAAGATCATGCACAAAGCGTTGTAGCAATACGTAGCTACCACCCGCAAACTCACCATCCTGAATCAGTGCAACCTCTTGACGTTTCTCATCTTTAGGGTTTTCTGTTCCATCAATGAATCCTGTCATATCACGAGCATCTAGGTAGCGGAAACCGTAAGTCTCATCCACGACGGTCACATCTTCAGCCGTTTCGGCTAAGAATGTACGTAAAACGTAAAATAGCAAATCGTGACGAGTTGAATGGCAGTGAATCAGTACATCAGCATCTGTACTAGGTGCTACAACATTACCTTCACCCAGCGGTTGAAAATCGATCAGCTCTTCAGGCATCGCCACATCAAGCTTTTGCCAAAAAGCTCTAGTAAAAGAAACGGATACCGATAAAGCCGCCCCCGGTTGATTCGCATTAATATCCGCAATATGTGCTGGCAACGCTTGAAGTTGCTGTAAAACATGAGCGTGGTTTTGACGAATTTTCAAAAGGCTATAGAGTGCAAATGGACCTGCTTCAGGCAGAATTGCAGTCTGTGACATTGACATAAAAAATCCTCACTATTCATTTATGCTCATTGGCTATGGACTGAGTGTAATTAAAAACTATTTCTTTATGTTGACCGTGATCATGAGTTCACAACGATCATGTGCGATACAAAACAGGGACTTGAAAGCAATCTCTGACACTACGACTGTTATAAACATACAGAGCAAACCACAATAAAAGCAACATACTCAAGGCAGATATCCAGCTAAAAGAGCCGTTCTGAAGATAAACGTGGTATCCGGTTTGAACGAATTGTGCCAGTGTCGTTAACAACGTCACCTCTCTGCCCCATTTAGCGGATAATATCGCCCAGCGCCTGTCAGGATGCCTTAACCCGACCAACCACATCATAGCAATACTCGGTACGCCCATCGCTAAACCCAAATACAACATTGAGTGATCAGGATAAATCAAACCTAGAATTTTCGGCCCACTGTCGCGACTGGCTCCAGCCATCACAAATACAATCCAAGCTTTCGACAAGAAAAACCAGCCTAGCCATAACCATTTAGGAGCCTTAAGAAAGCCGTTAGCATCGTATTGTTCTATTGAATAACGCACAGTGTTCCATCTGAATTTACTACTTTTGTTACACAACCACTTTAACCGAATGGTTTCAAATAGCTATACGTAATCTCTGATTGAAGCGGTAGATACGAGATTCAGAATGTAAGAAAAAGGCTCATGTATCTTTCTAGCCAATTATCAAAGACGTCATAGTGACAGGCAAACAGAACACCATGACAGATAGAGAAATTAAACGGCAGAGTTGATCTAGAGCCCTTCATCAAATATGTCAGTTCGTGATAGGGTTTAGCCCTATTCACTACCAAGACTAAATTCTGCATTTATGAACAAGAAGATCGTTCCTTCGGAACAAACTCAGCAAGAGGCATTGGCGGTCGCTAGAGCAATTCAAAAACCGGGACAAACAAAAGAACAGACCAAATTAATTGCTCAAGGAATAGAGAAAGGCATAGCGCTGTACAAAAAACAGCAAAAAGAGAAAAGCCGCCAAGCAGATAGAGCACGTAAGAAAGCGTTAAAAACAAAGCAAACCAGTGCAGAAACTCAAGAAAGCGAAGAGTTTAATGAATTCGACGCAACGACAAGCACATCAAGCTTTTTACCTTGGATTTTACTGGGCTTAAGCTGGGCAGGCTTTATTGCGTATTGGTTTGTACAAAACCAACAATAAGGAAAAAAGCCAGCAAAGCTGGCTTTAAAATCCTAAGCTCGCCGCAATGTCATTTTTGCGGTCAAAAACCCATTGGCTATCAAATGGTCCCCAGTCTGATAATTGGTAGTAACCATCGTTATGACGTCTACCATCCTGAACAAACATGAGTTCTATACCAATTCCCGGAAGCGCTTTAATCACGTCCTGAATAGTACGACGTGGCCATCCCGTTTTCTCAATAAGTTTAGGCACATTTGGCCGCTCAAGGCTTTCCACTAACAAGGCTAAATACAGACGCCTAGCAAAAACAGGACTCAATTCCATTGATACCTCCTAATCAATACAGGACTCATTATTTCTTTTTTGCCTCGAAACGTGTTGCGTTTGATCAATAACTTTTCAATACCATGCAAATCAGAGCGTATTTTCTTGTCACGAACCCTTTTGTCACGAGGCTGGCTTCCTGTTAGGATTTGGCAAACAACGATAATTCAGCCTATATACACAAGCTTGGCTTTGTAACCCTCGCGGTTGCAGGTTCAGTGAGTGGGGAGATAAAGGAAAAGTACTAATGACTATTATGTATGGCATCCCAAACTGCGACACAATCAAAAAAGCGCGTAAGTGGCTTGAAGCAGAAGGTGTCGAATACCAGTTTCATGATTATAAAAAACAAGGGATCGACGCTGAACTCGTGAAAGAGTTTTGCCTATCGCTTGGTTGGGAAAATGTGTTAAATAAACGCGGCACAACCTATCGTCAACTTAGCCAAGAGCAGAAAGACACGTTGAATGAAACCAACGCTATCGCTTTGTTGGTTGAGCAGCCTTCAATGATTAAGCGTCCGATTGTGCGCCATAATGACAAACTAGAACTCGGCTTCAGCACTGCGAACTACGCGGCTCTTTTTAGTCAATAATTTTACTTAATAAACCGTTTCTTTTTTTAACAAGGATTTCAAGGATGACAGATAGCCCTGCTTTGGCTCTCGCAAAAGATTTAATCAGCCGCCAATCGGTAACCCCAATCGACGCAGGTTGCCAAGATTTAATGATTCAACGCTTAAAAGCGCTCGGTTTTGAAATCGAATCTATGGTGTTTGAAGATACAACCAACTTCTGGGCTCGCAAAGGCACTGAAGCACCGTTATTTACCTTCGCAGGTCATACTGACGTAGTTCCAGCCGGTAAGTTGGAGCAATGGCATACTCCACCATTTGAACCAACCATTATCGATGATCATCTTCATGGGCGTGGCGCTGCAGATATGAAAGGTTCACTGGCTTGTATGATTGTTGCTGTAGAACGCTTTCTTACTGAAAACCCGAACCACAAAGGTTCAATCGGATTTCTAATTACCTCTGATGAAGAAGGCCCGTTCATCAATGGTACAACCCGTGTTGTTGATACCTTAATGGAACGTAACGAAATGATTGATATGTGTATTGTTGGCGAACCTTCAAGCACATTAAAAGTGGGCGATGTGGTAAAAAATGGCCGTCGTGGATCGATTACTGGTGACATCACTATTAAAGGCACACAAGGTCATGTGGCTTACCCACACCTAGCAAATAACCCTGTACATCAGTCTCTTCCGGCGCTGGCTGAACTGGCGACCATGAAATGGGATGATGGCAACGAATACTTCCCGCCTACCAGCTTCCAAATTCCAAACGTGCATGCTGGGACTGGTGCATCGAATGTCATTCCGGGTGAGTTCAATGTTCAATTCAACCTGCGTTTCAGTACCGAGTTAACTGCTGACGAGATTAAACGTCGCGTTCATTCAACTTTGGATGCTCACGGTTTGGATTATGACCTTCACTGGACACTGAATGGCCTGCCATTCTTAACAGATACAGGTGAACTGCTTGATGCTGTGGTTAAAGCTGTGAAAGAAGTGAATCATCAAGAACCACAGCTACTTACAACGGGTGGTACTTCTGATGGTCGTTTCATTGCTCAGATGGGCGCACAAGTAGTGGAACTGGGTCCTGTGAATGCCACCATCCACAAAGTGAACGAATGTGTCAGCATCCATGATCTTGAGCTGTTGACCGATATGTACCAAAAAACGCTGGAAAATCTTTTAGCGTGATGGAGAGTCTATTCGCGTGATAATGACCGCTGAGCAATTAACAGGTAAAACTGAATCCCATTTAACGGAAGTACTGGTAGGACAGAAGCATTTTCTCGTCCATCCTGCTGTTAAAGATGATTTGCTGTCACTCAAAGAGGCGGCCGATAAAGAAGGTTTTAACTTCAATATTGCCAGCGGCTTTCGTTCCTTTGAACGCCAACTGGCGATCTGGAATCGAAAAATGTCAGGTGAAGCAGTGCTCCTTGATGAGAACAGCCAAATCATCGAGTCGCAAAATCTGAGTGATGAGCAAAAAATCGCAGCGATTTTGCGTTGGTCTGCGCTACCGGGCGCAAGTCGTCATCATTGGGGAACCGATTTTGATGTCTTTGACAGAAATACCATCCCAAGCGAAGGCGGTTTGAAACTGGAACCCTGGGAATATTTACAAGACCACCAGCACCCCTTCTACCTTTGGTTACAAGCGCATTTAGCTGACTTTGGATTTTTCTTCCCTTATCAG is part of the Vibrio diazotrophicus genome and harbors:
- a CDS encoding flagellar protein FliT, with protein sequence MDEQLKELGDVDNQIKDLLAHDDINVEEIIQLVDIREQLLQGLLTEVSENPALGKSQCWRDAVRDTQLLVELMQSKTLLIGKDLQKFRHGNKSVQQYKKFL
- the fliD gene encoding flagellar filament capping protein FliD, with translation MSLGPMGMNTGFDINSMVSKIVNSERVPKQQRIDNERVGIDTSISAYGRLRESLDTMKNLMANFRQEKAFAVRSVDTSDDNSVVATATTDAIAGKYSVDVLQLAQSHKIASDVLPQDAKFGPGKLQISLGKKSFNIEVKPQSKLIDIVRSINGEKSNPGVRASVINDVDGPRLIVASNISGEENRVTISAQAQAGDPLKSLEYKTLEDRVKDLEKARASAQQLIAPLTPEQQKIAAKVAEKIGNAAREIDESVAAQVQKVAKDNNGVDADGAELSDSAVKAAAKAGTDVNKYLKPEERIPGWTETASGTLLDSYYEPEPELDDKAIDKSKDVPGWTNTASGTLVDSYVTPKEAQEKLERQLAQEKADIRAAVQNGNMTPEEAKAIARAKLTPEERELLEKVESVNEQLKAAQASFDAYTGMTEVQAAQDSLVVLDGVAKLSSKNNVIENAIEGVDLTLKGKTDRNQQPAEIDIEYDRNSVRQDIEQFVNAYNQFYQVTKELSGVDPRTGQAGPLAGDSVVRSADSRLKSVFSSKIEQAPETLQSLTEFGITTTRQGTMEINYDMLDRQLNNNFTKLGDFFGGNQGFAKKVEDAIQGMTGVTGVIRNREKTLTERNYRLNDDQAALDRRMDSLEKRTFDKFSAMQDATGKMQSQLAGMMNALG
- the flaG gene encoding flagellar protein FlaG, whose product is MEVPLHTSNVQPFGSQSGIKFASENENVSNISTAKREERPVERSNKIYEHISQQLEKTKQESVDAAIERSREREKLNEERRARMVEQVSDFVKSINKGLSFRIDEESGRDVVTVYEASTGDIIRQIPEEEMLEVLRRLSRQQDHKSGLLSAKV
- a CDS encoding flagellin — translated: MAISVNTNVAGMTAQRYLNNAADGTQKSMERLSSGYRINSAKDDAAGLQISNRLTSQSRGLDMAVRNANDGISIAQTAEGAMNETTNILQRMRDLSLQSSNGSNSRSERLAIQEEVSALNDELNRIAETTSFGGNKLLNGSFGSKSFQIGADSGEAVALSMSNMRSDTTDMGGKAYRAQEGKGSDWKVGEAKDLTLNYTDKQGEAREVTISAKAGDDLEEVATYINGQNDDIKASVGEGGKLQLFAATQKVQGDVTIGGDLGAEIGFGQGEDLTVKDIDVSTVGGSQEAIAVIDGALKAVDSQRASLGAFQNRFGHAISNLENINENVNASRSRIKDTDYARETTAMTKSQILQQASTSVLAQAKQSPSAALSLLG
- a CDS encoding flagellin, which codes for MAVNVNTNVSAMTAQRYLNGATSAQQTSMERLSSGSKINSAKDDAAGLQISNRLNVQSRGLDVAVRNANDGISIAQTAEGAMNETTNILQRMRDLSLQSTNGSNSKSERVALQEEVSALNDELNRIAETTSFGGNKLLNGTFSTKSFQIGADSGEAVMLSLNNMRSDNSKMGGISYQATESKDKNWGVQSGANDLTMSFTDKAGQEQTISISAKTGDDIEELATYINGQTDTVKASVSEDGKLQVFAGTDKLDGEVAFGGSLAGELGLGSAEGKAVTVNSIDVTSVGGAQESVAIIDSALKFVDSHRAELGAFQNRFNHAISNLDNINENVNASKSRIKDTDFAKETTALTKSQILSQASSTVLAQAKQAPNAALSLLG
- a CDS encoding flagellin translates to MAITVNTNVSALVAQRHLNSATEMLNQSLERLSSGKKINSAKDDAAGLQISNRLETQMRGLDVAVRNANDGVSIMQTAEGAMQESTNLLQRMRDLSLQSANGSNSKAERIALQEEMAALNDELNRIAETTSFGGRKLLSGTFGQSSFQIGASSGEAVQLSLKNMRSDSIDMGGFSYVGRRSLDEQWQVSKGSNQLMIQYVDASGKESSINIHAKEGDDVEELATYINGQTDELSASVNEDGQLQIFMAGKETSGTLSFSGSLAEELQMDLKGYESVNDLDIRSAGGAQRAVSVLDTALQYVDSHRAELGALQNRFSHAINNLDNVHENLAASNSRIKDADYAKETTQMIKQQILQQVSTSILAQAKKQPNMALSLLG
- a CDS encoding Dyp-type peroxidase produces the protein MSMSQTAILPEAGPFALYSLLKIRQNHAHVLQQLQALPAHIADINANQPGAALSVSVSFTRAFWQKLDVAMPEELIDFQPLGEGNVVAPSTDADVLIHCHSTRHDLLFYVLRTFLAETAEDVTVVDETYGFRYLDARDMTGFIDGTENPKDEKRQEVALIQDGEFAGGSYVLLQRFVHDLPAWNRLNISAQEKVVGRTKPDSIELDDVPAASHVGRVDIKEEGKGLKIVRHSLPYGTASGEHGLLFISYCYTLHNMKVMLESMYGVTDGKTDQLLRFTHAVTGAYFFAPSQEMLASLAVKA
- a CDS encoding DUF2919 domain-containing protein, with the protein product MRYSIEQYDANGFLKAPKWLWLGWFFLSKAWIVFVMAGASRDSGPKILGLIYPDHSMLYLGLAMGVPSIAMMWLVGLRHPDRRWAILSAKWGREVTLLTTLAQFVQTGYHVYLQNGSFSWISALSMLLLLWFALYVYNSRSVRDCFQVPVLYRT
- a CDS encoding DUF2956 domain-containing protein, giving the protein MNKKIVPSEQTQQEALAVARAIQKPGQTKEQTKLIAQGIEKGIALYKKQQKEKSRQADRARKKALKTKQTSAETQESEEFNEFDATTSTSSFLPWILLGLSWAGFIAYWFVQNQQ
- a CDS encoding winged helix-turn-helix domain-containing protein — translated: MELSPVFARRLYLALLVESLERPNVPKLIEKTGWPRRTIQDVIKALPGIGIELMFVQDGRRHNDGYYQLSDWGPFDSQWVFDRKNDIAASLGF
- a CDS encoding ArsC family reductase; its protein translation is MTIMYGIPNCDTIKKARKWLEAEGVEYQFHDYKKQGIDAELVKEFCLSLGWENVLNKRGTTYRQLSQEQKDTLNETNAIALLVEQPSMIKRPIVRHNDKLELGFSTANYAALFSQ
- the dapE gene encoding succinyl-diaminopimelate desuccinylase — protein: MTDSPALALAKDLISRQSVTPIDAGCQDLMIQRLKALGFEIESMVFEDTTNFWARKGTEAPLFTFAGHTDVVPAGKLEQWHTPPFEPTIIDDHLHGRGAADMKGSLACMIVAVERFLTENPNHKGSIGFLITSDEEGPFINGTTRVVDTLMERNEMIDMCIVGEPSSTLKVGDVVKNGRRGSITGDITIKGTQGHVAYPHLANNPVHQSLPALAELATMKWDDGNEYFPPTSFQIPNVHAGTGASNVIPGEFNVQFNLRFSTELTADEIKRRVHSTLDAHGLDYDLHWTLNGLPFLTDTGELLDAVVKAVKEVNHQEPQLLTTGGTSDGRFIAQMGAQVVELGPVNATIHKVNECVSIHDLELLTDMYQKTLENLLA
- a CDS encoding M15 family metallopeptidase — protein: MTAEQLTGKTESHLTEVLVGQKHFLVHPAVKDDLLSLKEAADKEGFNFNIASGFRSFERQLAIWNRKMSGEAVLLDENSQIIESQNLSDEQKIAAILRWSALPGASRHHWGTDFDVFDRNTIPSEGGLKLEPWEYLQDHQHPFYLWLQAHLADFGFFFPYQENGSGVAFEPWHISHKKTAQACLQQLTLDQLSTQLDSAPILGKECVRQGLAKIYNQYITNISTR